One stretch of Elusimicrobiota bacterium DNA includes these proteins:
- a CDS encoding nucleotidyltransferase domain-containing protein, translating to MNKIFTFTNTQKILEFLAKYPGHQFLATEIQDNIKISKGGLNQSLRELAKEGLVHRLKKGKIFLYSLNHSNPIVKQFKILKNIESLIPLTNKLGAISEKIVLFGSSARGEDSFESDVDLFVLTKNPEEVNEATSKLKLERKLQLVVRTPVSYSSMGKKEPVFFEEINRGLTIWEKKE from the coding sequence ATGAACAAGATATTTACTTTCACTAACACGCAGAAAATACTGGAATTTCTGGCAAAATACCCGGGACATCAGTTCCTCGCTACAGAAATTCAAGACAATATTAAAATAAGCAAGGGCGGGCTTAATCAGTCTCTACGGGAACTGGCAAAAGAAGGCTTGGTTCATAGACTAAAAAAAGGAAAGATATTCTTATATTCTTTAAATCATTCCAATCCGATTGTTAAGCAATTCAAAATATTAAAGAATATTGAATCACTGATACCTTTAACAAACAAGCTTGGTGCAATTTCTGAAAAGATAGTGCTTTTTGGCAGTTCCGCACGGGGAGAAGATTCTTTTGAGAGCGATGTTGACTTGTTTGTTCTTACGAAGAATCCGGAAGAAGTAAACGAAGCAACAAGTAAATTAAAATTAGAAAGAAAACTGCAGCTTGTAGTGCGTACTCCGGTCAGTTATTCCAGCATGGGAAAAAAGGAACCCGTTTTTTTTGAAGAAATAAACAGGGGGTTAACCATTTGGGAGAAGAAGGAATGA
- a CDS encoding HEPN domain-containing protein translates to MNAEFQDCLKRKKIQEFSRGEALIEKEIKTAGQDLASAKESSGSKNFKWSTIQSYYAMFHSARALLFLENFRGKKPPLSDNCA, encoded by the coding sequence ATGAATGCGGAATTTCAGGACTGCCTGAAAAGAAAAAAGATACAAGAATTTTCAAGAGGCGAGGCATTAATAGAAAAAGAAATTAAAACCGCCGGGCAAGATCTTGCTTCAGCAAAAGAAAGTTCAGGTTCCAAAAACTTTAAATGGTCTACAATTCAGTCGTATTATGCGATGTTTCATTCGGCAAGAGCTTTATTGTTTCTTGAGAATTTCAGGGGAAAAAAGCCACCACTGTCTGATAATTGCGCTTAG
- a CDS encoding HEPN domain-containing protein encodes MRCFIRQELYCFLRISGEKSHHCLIIALRALYVDKKLLQASLVESLQKAKLLRENADYYDDWSESSAKSLIRAAEQFLDISKKLILDNKSK; translated from the coding sequence ATGCGATGTTTCATTCGGCAAGAGCTTTATTGTTTCTTGAGAATTTCAGGGGAAAAAAGCCACCACTGTCTGATAATTGCGCTTAGAGCTTTATACGTTGACAAAAAACTCCTGCAAGCAAGCCTCGTTGAAAGCCTTCAGAAAGCAAAACTCCTTAGAGAAAATGCTGATTATTATGATGATTGGTCTGAAAGTTCAGCAAAATCTTTAATTAGAGCTGCAGAACAGTTTTTAGATATCAGCAAGAAATTGATCTTAGATAATAAAAGCAAATAG
- a CDS encoding type II toxin-antitoxin system Y4mF family antitoxin translates to MEIGKKIKELRKEAGLTQREFATRVGLGLRTIRDLEQGKKSARMDKVNQILAFFGYHLEAVKNDKKL, encoded by the coding sequence ATGGAAATAGGAAAAAAAATTAAAGAGCTGAGGAAAGAAGCCGGCCTTACTCAAAGAGAATTTGCCACCAGAGTTGGGTTGGGGCTGAGGACTATTAGAGATCTGGAACAAGGCAAGAAATCCGCAAGAATGGATAAAGTCAACCAAATCCTGGCATTTTTTGGATATCATTTGGAGGCGGTAAAGAATGATAAAAAGTTATAG
- a CDS encoding HipA N-terminal domain-containing protein: MIKSYRKASVFFNGIFAGIIEETEGGYKFGYASNYVSNGRQLSVSLPLRLEPYESDSFFSFFEGLLPEGWYLEIVSKKFHLDKNDLFGLLIATCKDTPGAVSIEEIK; encoded by the coding sequence ATGATAAAAAGTTATAGGAAGGCCTCTGTTTTTTTCAATGGTATTTTTGCAGGAATTATAGAAGAGACTGAAGGCGGATATAAATTCGGTTATGCCTCAAACTATGTTTCCAATGGCAGACAATTATCCGTTTCTTTGCCATTAAGATTAGAGCCCTATGAAAGCGATTCTTTTTTTAGTTTTTTTGAGGGGTTGCTTCCAGAAGGTTGGTATCTGGAAATTGTTTCAAAAAAATTTCACCTAGATAAGAATGATCTTTTTGGCTTATTGATTGCTACGTGCAAGGATACACCCGGGGCAGTTTCCATTGAGGAGATAAAATGA
- a CDS encoding HipA domain-containing protein, with protein sequence MTSCRICGDNIQNNSQYHDYCLKKLFGVDYVPGFDVSLPEISLKAQESAGKLSISGMQPKLSVKLNTRSRMLEVYPEHGEYILKPQTQSFQHLPENENLCMTIAALMGIEVPPHGLIKLKDNTNAYMVRRYDREKKKKIHQENFFQILGIKDKYSASHEEVGRKLKEISNIPGLDAQLFYERVLFNFIIGNGDAHLKNFSVIYTETGAIRLAPAYDIVCSKLVIRDEEDFALTLNGKKNKITGKDFIQFITYLDIPERAVRNKFLDKKNVFIEQINNSELTSEEKRSMTNIISERFNRVNWE encoded by the coding sequence ATGACTTCATGCAGAATATGCGGCGATAATATTCAGAATAATAGTCAATATCACGATTATTGTTTGAAGAAGCTCTTTGGGGTTGATTATGTTCCGGGTTTTGATGTCTCGCTCCCTGAAATTTCGTTGAAAGCACAAGAGTCCGCGGGTAAGCTTTCTATATCGGGAATGCAGCCAAAGCTTTCCGTTAAATTAAACACAAGGTCCCGTATGCTCGAGGTTTATCCCGAGCACGGCGAATATATATTAAAGCCCCAGACGCAGTCTTTTCAGCACCTGCCGGAAAATGAAAATCTGTGTATGACAATAGCAGCACTAATGGGAATTGAAGTGCCGCCTCACGGCCTTATTAAATTAAAAGATAATACAAACGCCTATATGGTCAGAAGGTATGATAGAGAGAAAAAGAAAAAAATCCATCAGGAAAACTTCTTTCAAATATTGGGCATTAAAGATAAATATAGCGCATCGCATGAGGAAGTTGGCAGAAAGCTAAAAGAGATTTCAAATATTCCGGGGCTAGATGCCCAATTATTTTATGAGAGAGTATTATTTAATTTTATAATTGGAAACGGTGATGCGCATTTAAAAAATTTTTCTGTTATTTATACTGAAACAGGTGCAATTCGCCTGGCGCCGGCTTATGACATTGTTTGTTCTAAACTGGTAATTCGTGACGAAGAAGATTTCGCTCTCACTTTAAATGGAAAGAAAAATAAAATAACCGGAAAGGATTTTATCCAATTTATCACCTATCTGGATATTCCGGAAAGAGCCGTTCGGAATAAATTCTTGGATAAGAAAAATGTTTTTATTGAACAAATCAATAACTCCGAATTAACCTCCGAAGAAAAACGGTCCATGACTAACATCATAAGTGAGCGTTTTAATAGAGTTAATTGGGAATAA
- a CDS encoding aspartate 1-decarboxylase, with amino-acid sequence MRWMLRSKIFRAIVTEANVNYKGSITIDEELIEKAGFWPGEKVLVVSNTTGNRLETYVIVGKRGSGTVCMNGAAAHLIKKGEEVIIMGFELTDKPIKATSIKVDKNNKFTGYLK; translated from the coding sequence ATGCGGTGGATGCTGAGATCAAAAATATTCAGAGCAATAGTAACAGAAGCCAACGTTAACTACAAAGGAAGCATTACTATTGACGAAGAACTGATAGAAAAAGCCGGATTTTGGCCGGGCGAAAAAGTGCTGGTTGTAAGCAATACGACCGGAAATCGCCTTGAAACATACGTTATTGTTGGAAAGCGCGGTTCGGGCACGGTTTGCATGAACGGGGCGGCGGCTCATTTAATAAAAAAAGGCGAAGAAGTTATTATAATGGGTTTTGAACTTACAGATAAACCTATTAAAGCCACATCCATTAAGGTAGACAAAAATAACAAGTTTACCGGTTATTTAAAATAG
- a CDS encoding glycosyltransferase → MPRILFLYATDHSGHKRAADAIQKSLLFHNPHLETSSIGFFSHHYPILGPFLFKLYVDLMRSVPNIWDYLYNSEDIASLTKELGRFFASFNVSKVTQILSKTKPDVIVCTQAIPCSFIAHEKKKGEIRIPLIAVITDFVANPYWPNHDVDCYCVPDEEIKLQLMKKNINEKRIYVTGIPVDNSFIRKIPKYEARAKLGLNPYMNTILMMGGNQGLGKILKAVKKLIKSKNNLQFIIATGYNEKLYKKLKKVCSRNKNILVLGHQKNVSRLMDAADFLISKPGGLTSSEALVKLLPMIILSPLPGQEQKNAFYLKKHGVAELCKNVRNLSQIVVNFYKNKNKIIRFQRNALAISHPYASNQIAEQIIKFINHKNIAFRYQTHH, encoded by the coding sequence ATGCCACGCATATTATTCCTCTACGCAACCGACCATTCAGGCCACAAGAGAGCAGCTGATGCAATCCAAAAGAGTCTGTTATTTCACAATCCGCATTTAGAAACTTCTAGTATAGGTTTTTTTTCTCATCATTATCCGATTTTAGGACCCTTTCTGTTTAAACTATATGTAGACCTGATGCGTTCGGTTCCGAATATTTGGGATTATCTTTATAACAGCGAAGATATAGCTTCCCTGACCAAAGAACTCGGACGTTTTTTTGCTTCATTCAACGTTTCAAAAGTAACCCAGATTCTTTCAAAAACAAAACCTGACGTAATCGTGTGCACTCAAGCAATTCCGTGCAGTTTTATCGCTCACGAAAAGAAAAAAGGCGAAATCCGCATACCTTTAATTGCCGTAATAACAGATTTTGTGGCTAATCCCTATTGGCCGAATCACGATGTGGATTGCTACTGCGTACCGGATGAAGAAATTAAACTGCAGCTTATGAAAAAGAATATAAACGAAAAACGAATATATGTAACGGGCATACCCGTTGATAATTCATTCATAAGAAAAATTCCTAAATATGAGGCAAGGGCCAAGTTAGGCTTGAATCCTTATATGAATACAATCCTGATGATGGGCGGAAACCAAGGGCTGGGGAAGATCCTTAAAGCTGTAAAAAAATTAATAAAGTCAAAAAATAATCTGCAGTTCATAATTGCTACGGGTTATAACGAAAAGCTTTATAAAAAGTTAAAAAAAGTTTGTTCGCGGAACAAAAATATTTTAGTACTGGGGCATCAGAAAAATGTTTCTCGGTTGATGGATGCCGCAGATTTTTTAATAAGCAAGCCGGGAGGGCTGACTTCTTCTGAAGCTCTTGTAAAACTTTTGCCTATGATTATTCTTTCGCCTTTGCCGGGGCAGGAACAAAAAAATGCATTTTATTTAAAGAAACACGGTGTTGCGGAATTATGCAAAAATGTAAGAAATCTAAGTCAAATAGTAGTAAATTTCTATAAAAATAAAAACAAAATTATCAGGTTCCAAAGGAACGCGCTTGCTATCAGCCATCCTTATGCAAGCAATCAAATAGCTGAGCAAATAATTAAATTTATTAATCATAAAAATATAGCTTTTCGTTATCAAACTCATCATTAA